The Athene noctua chromosome 11, bAthNoc1.hap1.1, whole genome shotgun sequence genome has a segment encoding these proteins:
- the IRS4 gene encoding insulin receptor substrate 4, with protein sequence MASGMNGPSGGGGGAAAGGGEEEPAARHTGGGAVPQQEPGVPGAAAGEGEPAAGEGGRCPSPQPHHLLLLLRRSPSASLCPAPEAAPAAGRAVPTAGRGGQPPPAGRGVPPPAAGEDVRKCGYLRKQKHGHKRYFVLRAESHLAPARLEYYDSEKKFKSSLRAAGAGGAASLCCPPPKRVIPLYQCFTVSRRADAKHKHIIALYTKDEYFAMLAENEAEQEAWYQAISELMSQSKRGFLEQEDHADQQVDEDDEHYGAALRPGTVFKEVWQVNVKPKGLGQTKNLTGVYRLCLSSKAIHLVKLNSEVPSVHLQLMNIRRCGHSENFFFIEVGRSASIGPGELWMQVDDSVVAQNMHETFLETMKALKAFAEFRPRSKSQSSGGGSGTNPISFITTRRHLGNLPPSQTGLQRRSRTESIAGGTPPTTKSSNSYRFRTSSEGEGTMTRPFRSVTGSLIHLNTARMNLGRQEGSGRYVRAAFSSSYHTRSASLPVSHFPSTTSPISVSSSSGHGSASDMLTRPSSSSVCGSPSDGGFISSDEYGSSPGDFRYFRVRSNTPDSLGNTPPIREENCLSEYMSMSKQQADDSSRDDYMEAEKCFRKRTYSLTKPTSVAVQQKTTQTTASLDEDAAGNHGRFLYSETPKLKDNHESEYNDANLDSVCNQSRSKARDDGYMPMMPGVASSLSSNSDYLPMTPKSMSVPKQINNSWSPSQVDSRGYMMMFPKASSSPVRSPLTGFVSKGSNEKIINNEYMDMSPGNSAPKHPSDSNYIHTTSVSKGFSSYFSLPRSFKALSGQNGDHSEYVPMSSPGKLLYGGPENVKGVNNEALANGISKLPAVKGSDEGLVQNRATRPTRLPLGTRGSNTIPRMYDRTVPPEPASPGEYINIDFNEKASNTPYSLSAEGSPSSLGSSSDHRQSPLSDYMSVDLDVQSPKVAKELSNSLTDISIYASSCIPRNQPNPDYARLSFGTACVSTASNRTDDYTEMTFNMAATPPRPFATESDNGVKIDSPSSIVNRLCIVDRYAGSSSFSVPSSEPPMGPKVIRADPQGRRRHSSETFSSAGTVTTSSSFFTDSSKRHSSASFDNVWLKPDENISDGQESKMSRDTSTGFQNGLNYIALNLRDDPISCEASTTAPTCHLQNGTSGLDSGAYVSIDFSRSDGLKCNAARKD encoded by the exons ATGGCGAGTGGGATGAatggcccgagcggcggcggcggcggcgcggcggccgggggcggcgAGGAGGAGCCGGCCGCCCGCCACACGGGAGGCGGAGCCGTGCCTCAGCAGGAGCCCGGCgtgcccggcgcggcggcgggcgagggggagccggcggcgggcgaGGGCGGCCGCTGCCCGTCCCCTCAGCCCcaccacctgctgctgctgctgcggcgcTCGCCCAGCGCCTCGCTCTGCCCGGCGCCGGAGGCCGCCCCCGCGGCGGGCCGCGCCGTCCCCacggcgggccgcggcgggcagccccccccggcgGGCCGCGgcgtccccccgcccgccgccggggaggACGTGAGGAAGTGCGGCTACCTGCGGAAGCAGAAGCACGGGCACAAGCGGTACTTCGTCCTGCGGGCCGAGAGCCACCTGGCCCCCGCCCGGCTGGAGTACTACGACAGCGAGAAGAAGTTCAAGAGCAGcctgcgggcggcgggggccggcggggcggcctcgCTCTGCTGCCCCCCGCCCAAGCGGGTCATCCCCCTCTACCAGTGCTTCACCGTCAGCCGGCGGGCGGACGCCAAGCACAAGCACATCATCGCCCTGTACACCAAGGACGAGTACTTCGCCATGCTGGCAGAGAACGAGGCCGAGCAGGAGGCCTGGTACCAGGCCATCAGCGAGCTCATGAGCCAGAGCAAGAGGGGCTTCCTGGAGCAGGAGGACCACGCTGATCAGCAGGTGGACGAGGACGATGAGCACTACGGGGCCGCCCTGAGGCCTGGCACCGTCTTCAAGGAGGTGTGGCAGGTCAACGTTAAGCCCAAAGGGTTGGGACAAACGAAAAACCTGACTGGAGTGTATAGGCTGTGCCTCTCCAGCAAGGCCATCCACCTCGTCAAGCTGAACTCGGAGGTGCCCTCCGTCCACTTGCAGCTAATGAATATTCGCCGCTGCGGGCACTCGGAGAACTTCTTCTTCATTGAAGTGGGCAGATCTGCCTCTATTGGGCCCGGAGAGCTCTGGATGCAAGTGGATGATTCGGTGGTTGCCCAGAACATGCATGAGACTTTTCTGGAGACCATGAAAGCTCTAAAGGCCTTTGCAGAGTTCAGGCCCCGGAGCAAGAGCCAGTCTTCTGGTGGTGGTAGTGGTACCAATCCTATTTCCTTCATCACCACTAGGAGGCACTTGGGCAACCTGCCCCCCAGCCAGACGGGTTTGCAGCGGAGATCCAGAACAGAGAGCATTGCCGGAGGGACTCCTCCTACCACCAAAAGCAGCAACTCCTATCGCTTCAGAACATCCAGCGAAGGAGAAGGAACCATGACTAGGCCTTTTAGGTCAGTAACTGGGAGTCTAATCCACCTGAATACTGCGAGGATGAATTTGGGCCGGCAAGAAGGGAGCGGAAGGTACGTTAGAGCCGCTTTCAGCTCATCCTATCACACCAGGTCTGCTTCGCTGCCTGTTTCTCATTTTCCCTCCACTACAAGTCCCATCAGTGTTTCTTCCAGTAGTGGCCATGGCTCTGCTTCGGACATGTTGACCAGGCCTTCTAGCTCATCCGTTTGTGGTTCCCCAAGCGATGGGGGATTTATCTCTTCTGATGAATATGGCTCCAGCCCCGGAGATTTCAGGTACTTCCGGGTGAGGAGTAATACACCGGATTCCTTGGGAAACACACCACCCATCAGAGAGGAGAACTGTCTGAGTGAGTACATGTCCATGAGTAAGCAGCAGGCAGATGATAGCTCAAGAGATGATTATATGGAGGCTGAAAAGTGTTTCAGGAAAAGAACTTACTCTCTAACAAAACCAACTTCTGTAGCAGTGCAGCAGAAGACAACACAAACTACAGCTTCGTTAGATGAAGATGCTGCAGGAAATCATGGGCGGTTTCTTTACTCTGAGACACCAAAATTGAAAGATAACCATGAATCGGAGTACAATGACGCTAACCTTGATTCTGTATGTAACCAAAGTAGGAGTAAAGCCAGGGATGATGGGTACATGCCAATGATGCCAGGAGTTGCATCTTCTCTATCCAGCAACAGTGATTATTTGCCAATGACTCCTAAAAGTATGTCTGTTCCTAAACAGATTAACAATTCATGGTCACCGTCTCAGGTTGACTCCAGAGGATATATGATGATGTTTCCAAAGGCTAGCTCTTCGCCTGTACGAAGTCCTTTAACTGGATTTGTTTCTAAAGGAAGTAATGAGAAGATCATAAACAATGAGTATATGGATATGTCACCTGGTAATTCCGCTCCAAAGCACCCCAGTGATTCGAATTATATTCACACCACTTCTGTTTCCAAAGGTTTTAGTTCGTATTTTTCTTTGCCCCGAAGCTTTAAGGCGTTATCAGGACAAAATGGAGACCACAGTGAATATGTTCCAATGTCTTCACCTGGAAAACTCTTGTATGGGGGACCAGAAAATGTAAAAGGGGTCAACAATGAGGCTCTGGCTAACGGTATCTCTAAATTGCCAGCAGTGAAAGGTTCAGATGAAGGACTTGTGCAGAACAGGGCTACAAGGCCCACAAGACTCCCCCTAGGTACAAGAGGGAGTAATACTATCCCAAGAATGTATGATCGTACAGTTCCACCTGAGCCAGCGAGTCCCGGTGAATACATAAatattgattttaatgaaaaggcAAGTAATACACCATATTCCTTATCTGCAGAAGGGTCGCCATCGTCTCTGGGCTCAAGTAGCGACCACAGACAGTCCCCGCTTTCTGATTATATGAGTGTTGACTTGGATGTACAGTCACCAAAAGTAGCAAAGGAACTGTCTAACTCTCTAACAGATATTTCAATTTATGCAAGTTCCTGTATTCCTAGAAACCAACCAAATCCTGACTACGCCAGACTTTCATTTGGCACTGCTTGTGTTAGCACCGCAAGTAACAGGACTGATGACTACACAGAGATGACGTTCAACATGGCAGCAACACCACCTCGGCCATTTGCCACCGAATCTGACAACGGCGTAAAGATTGATAGCCCTTCTTCCATAGTTAATAGACTGTGCATTGTTGATCGATATGCTGGTAGCAGTAGCTTCTCTGTTCCTAGCTCTGAACCTCCTATGGGACCGAAAGTGATTCGAGCTGATCCTCAAGGCAGGAGGAGACACAGTTCTGAAACATTCTCTTCTGCTGGGACTGTGACGACGTCCTCCTCTTTCTTCACTGATAGTAGCAAAAGACACAGCTCTGCCTCATTTGACAATGTTTGGTTAAAACCGGATGAAAACATTTCTGACGGTCAGGAAAGCAAAATGTCCAGGGATACCTCAACTGGATTTCAGAATGGCTTAAACTACATCGCTCTGAATTTACGCGATGACCCTATAAGCTGTGAGGCAAGTACTACAGCGCCAACTTGCCATCTCCAAAATGGTACTTCAGGTTTGGACAGTGGAGCTTACGTAAGCATAGATTTCAGCAGATCCGATGGTCTGAAGTGTAACGCTGCGAGAAAAG aCTGA